GCTCAACAGGATCGTGGATAATACAACCGGCAGCGATTTCATTTTTCTAGTTCTCATTTTTAGTGCCTCCCTAATTATCTATTATTGAACACCCAGATGAGTGCAACAACCTAACCTTTAACAGCGCCTAATGTGAGCCCTTTAACGATGTACTTCTGAAAGAATGGAAAAACGAACATCATAGGACCTATCGCCAGCACCGCAATAGCCATGCGAGCGGATTCTCCAGGAATTTGATCCATATTAATATTCAGCCCCGCCTGCATATGACTGGTTAAATGCTCCAGATTCGACATGATGCTCTGCAGCAAGTATTGCAGGGGTACGAGATTTGTATCCGAAATGTACAACATGGCCAGCCACCAATCATTCCAGTAGCCCAGCGCGTAGAATAACCCGACAGTAGCCAGCGCAGGCTTGGACAATGGCACGATGATACCGCCGAAGATGCGCAGCTCGCTTGCTCCGTCGATCTTCGCTGATTCTATGATTTCAAATGGCAGACTTATCAGAAATCCGCGCATGAGCATGGCGAACCAAGCACTTACGCCATAAGGCAGAAACAGAGAAAATATCGTGTCCTGCAAATGCAGAATCTTGGTCACAACCATATAGGTGGGGACAAGCCCCCCATTGAAAATCATTGTAAAAAATACATAAAACGTCGTAATGCGGTGATATCTGTAATCTTTACGTGTCATGACGTAAGCAACAGAAGTTGTCAAAACGAGGCTTAAAACAGTGCCTAGAACAGTAACGATCATTGTAATGACATACGCATTGATCAACTGCTTCGGCGTTTGTACCAGATAGGTATAGGCCATGCCAGAGATATGCTTAGGAATGAGGCTATATCCATAGTGTGCGATATCCGAATCAGAGGATACTGACACCGAAAGCACATAAATCAGCGGAATGACCGTCACTATTGAAATTAAAATGAAAAACGTGATATTGATACCATGGAACCATTGCTGCGCCCGATTTCGAATCGGCATAACTTTCTCTCCTTTCTGCCTAGAACAATGCGCTCTCGCTGTCTATTTTTTTGACGATCCGATTTGTAATTAGGACAAGCACAAGACCGACAAACGATTGGTAAAGACCTGCGGCTGATGCCATCCCGATATCGCCTACGACTCTTAACGAACGATACACGTAGGTGTCAATAACATCGGTAGTCGCATATAAGGCTCCAGCATTGCGGGGAACGAAATAAAACAAGCCGAAATCCGAAAAGAATATCTTGCCCACATTCAGCATGAAAAGCAACAGCACCAGAGGCACAATTAGCGGATACGAAATGCGCAAGATCTGTTGATACCTGGAGGCTCCATCAATAGAAGCTGCTTCATAATAGCTCGGATCAATTGACATCAATCCAGTATAGAAAATGATTGCCGTATAGCCGACATTTTTCCAGAGATACGTAATCACCAGGATCACAGGCCAATATTTGGGATCCGAGTACCAATCTACTGGCGCGATCTTCAGCCCTTCCAGCAACTTATTGACGGCGCCATAAGTAGGATTTAGCAGAATATACGTTAAATAGCCTACGACAACCCAGGACAAAAAATAAGGAAAAAAAAGCACAGTTTGAAACACTCTCACTGCTTTTCTTCCCAGCTCAGCCAGCAGAATTCCGCATACAACCGAAGCCGCCAATCCAATAACAATAAACAAAGCATTCAACAGCAGCGTATTACGCGTTACTCTGAGCGCATCCTGAGAAGTAAAGAAAAACTTAAAATTATCCAGACCCGCCCAATCGCTCCCCCAGATCCCTTTGGCATAATTAAAGTCCTTGAATGCCAGTACAGTTCCGAACATCGGCAAGTAAGAGAAAGCAAAAACAAACAGCAGTGCCGGAAGTGAAATGAGAAACAAACTTTTGTTTTTTCTCAAATAGGTTATCTCTTTCTTTAGCGCAATCACAGTCCCACTCCTTCGGTAAATTAATGTCTCGGCTTGATGACACCCCAAATGTAAGGCATATGTTAATGAACCGTATACTGCTCATTTTTTTTCAAACTGTTTCGGCGACCGCACTTTTTCGACCTTCCCCTTTCCATGACTGCATTTTTTTATCGGTATACAAAAAAACCGTTACGCAGCAAGGTCTGAGCGGCCTATACTAACGTAAACGGTCTTGCTCCTCACATTCGTTCCTTCGCTCGTTTGGCGATAAACTCACGGGGCGTTGTTCCAAATTTAGCTTTAAACACTTTATAAAAATAGCTTTCATTTTCAAAACCGACTCTATGAATAATCTCTTGAATTGTTAATTGCGAATTCTCCATCCATTCAACAGCCTTCTCCAATCGAACACGGTTGATATAATCAGGAATAGACATTTGTTTATATGACTTGAAAAGCTTGCCGATTTTGGAGGGGGATACGCCTACGATCTGAGCGATCTCTGCAGCCCCTAAATTCATGTCGGCATACCGTTCGCTGATCAATTGCTCAATACGAATCGCTTTGGTCGTTTCATCAGAGACTTGATGACTTTGCGCCTCCGTATCACTCGTAACTTCATAAATGACTTCCATTAATTTGATTTGAAATTCGGTAATCGTTTCTATTTCCAGCAATTCTTTACTCATCAGAATCGCATTTACTTTGACGGGTTTTGGACGGGCCTTATTCAAGTCATAGACAAGATACTTAAATTGGTTCACGGTATGCAGCAAGGACAGCATCATATCGCTGTATTCCAACCTTTTCACTTCATCCAACAGATCAACTAATTTATCGGTTGCCCCTCGATAGTTAGCAGTCCGCACTTGCTCGAGCAGTTGATTTTCAAGCTCCAGCACTCGGTCCATTGAAGGAATCTGACCCAATTGTGTAATGTAGTCTTGTGTCAATAACGACATTTTACCGGAGATGAATCGATACATCGATACATAGAGTGCCTGTTGATATGCCGTTGTTAAATAGGTATGGTCTGTGACACTGACACTTAATGATGCTGTAATTGACATCTGATAACGCTGCAGCAAATAGATCTGACACTCCTGAATAAGCAGCAAAATGGACTCCTTCAGCATATCTTCCGGCATATCCGCCTGTAGAATCAAGGCAACATGATCGTTGCGCAAGTCAACTGCTTCTGCCAGACATACCTTGCTTAAAGATTCCAAAGCGATGTTCATTACCGCGAAAACGAACAGCTCTTTCTCTTCCAGCTTTTGTTCAGTCAAACTCTTATAATCATCGAATTTTAGTACGCAGATCATAAAGTTTTGCTCCTGCCGGAATGGCAGCTTGTACTCTTTGCTGAATAATTCAAACTCGTCTTGGGAAACCGATAAGCTGTTTAATACCCATTTGCTTAAAAAGCGGTTCTTCCTATGTTGTTGATTGGAAGTCCTCTCTAATTGGAACTGTCCCAGTTGATTTGCGGAATTCCTATAAACGTCCTGTAAAAAACTAAACTCATCCTTCGAAGGACCAATTTGCTCGCCGAATGAATGGCTCGATCGGAGCTGGGCAACCAATTGTTCGACAGGTTTGTAGATCCCTCTGGATACTTGCAAGAGAACTAATAATGTGACAAACAGAACTATGACAGTTATGACAATAATGCTGGTTCTCAGTTTATTCAAATAAACGTAGGCTTCATCGTAGGGAACCGTTTTGAACAAAACCCATCCGGTATTATCGACAGCGATGTACGCAGCCAAATACTTAGTGCCGTTCAATTTTACTGTGAAGTAGTTTCCTGTCTCTCCCGAAGATTCATATTTTTCCTTTAATAAGGCTTCCAGCTTCACTCCTTCCTCAGACGATTCCTGACTCACTTCAATGAAATCGCGCTTGTCACTAAGAATGAACATTTGACTAAGCTGCTCCGCTTCAAAATTGTTTATCGTTTTGATATTATCGAACAACCACTCTAATTTGATATTAATAATGACGGCTCCATCCATTCGGCCCTGCTCATCGGTCAGTTCATACATCACGTAGGTAAGAACTTTTTCCTTTTGGACGTGCTGTGAGTCGAGACTCACATTCATTTCACGGAATATCGGCTTAAGCGGCGGTAAAGACCCCCCATGCAATTGCAAAAGTCTCTCCCACTCTGTGTCATTATGAATAAATTCGCCGAATGTGGAATACGTTGTATGCTTGTTATT
Above is a genomic segment from Paenibacillus sp. HWE-109 containing:
- a CDS encoding ABC transporter permease; translation: MRKNKSLFLISLPALLFVFAFSYLPMFGTVLAFKDFNYAKGIWGSDWAGLDNFKFFFTSQDALRVTRNTLLLNALFIVIGLAASVVCGILLAELGRKAVRVFQTVLFFPYFLSWVVVGYLTYILLNPTYGAVNKLLEGLKIAPVDWYSDPKYWPVILVITYLWKNVGYTAIIFYTGLMSIDPSYYEAASIDGASRYQQILRISYPLIVPLVLLLFMLNVGKIFFSDFGLFYFVPRNAGALYATTDVIDTYVYRSLRVVGDIGMASAAGLYQSFVGLVLVLITNRIVKKIDSESALF
- a CDS encoding carbohydrate ABC transporter permease, which codes for MPIRNRAQQWFHGINITFFILISIVTVIPLIYVLSVSVSSDSDIAHYGYSLIPKHISGMAYTYLVQTPKQLINAYVITMIVTVLGTVLSLVLTTSVAYVMTRKDYRYHRITTFYVFFTMIFNGGLVPTYMVVTKILHLQDTIFSLFLPYGVSAWFAMLMRGFLISLPFEIIESAKIDGASELRIFGGIIVPLSKPALATVGLFYALGYWNDWWLAMLYISDTNLVPLQYLLQSIMSNLEHLTSHMQAGLNINMDQIPGESARMAIAVLAIGPMMFVFPFFQKYIVKGLTLGAVKG
- a CDS encoding AraC family transcriptional regulator; amino-acid sequence: MIKLSSKKYLARIYLWFASLILLVTAILSSVVYYNVQEKVLESEYKNSQKLLAQTKYNMENLNSMVRNLILSTYNNNDVKSLMYLNDNETFDYMNMMNKLRSSVVWSNSFVHSVYIYNNNKHTTYSTFGEFIHNDTEWERLLQLHGGSLPPLKPIFREMNVSLDSQHVQKEKVLTYVMYELTDEQGRMDGAVIINIKLEWLFDNIKTINNFEAEQLSQMFILSDKRDFIEVSQESSEEGVKLEALLKEKYESSGETGNYFTVKLNGTKYLAAYIAVDNTGWVLFKTVPYDEAYVYLNKLRTSIIVITVIVLFVTLLVLLQVSRGIYKPVEQLVAQLRSSHSFGEQIGPSKDEFSFLQDVYRNSANQLGQFQLERTSNQQHRKNRFLSKWVLNSLSVSQDEFELFSKEYKLPFRQEQNFMICVLKFDDYKSLTEQKLEEKELFVFAVMNIALESLSKVCLAEAVDLRNDHVALILQADMPEDMLKESILLLIQECQIYLLQRYQMSITASLSVSVTDHTYLTTAYQQALYVSMYRFISGKMSLLTQDYITQLGQIPSMDRVLELENQLLEQVRTANYRGATDKLVDLLDEVKRLEYSDMMLSLLHTVNQFKYLVYDLNKARPKPVKVNAILMSKELLEIETITEFQIKLMEVIYEVTSDTEAQSHQVSDETTKAIRIEQLISERYADMNLGAAEIAQIVGVSPSKIGKLFKSYKQMSIPDYINRVRLEKAVEWMENSQLTIQEIIHRVGFENESYFYKVFKAKFGTTPREFIAKRAKERM